The DNA window CAGGACCGCGGTGGCCGCCGCGGGCGCCTGACCTTCCGGTGACCGCGCCGGGCGGGTGTGAGGCCCCGCCCGGCGTGGTCCGTGGGACGCCCTGGCGGCCCCGCCGGACCGCAGGCGGGGCCCGGCCTACGATCGCGGGGTGGAGGAAGACATCCGGCGAGTCGGGATCATGGGCGGCACCTTCGACCCCATCCACCACGGGCACCTGGTGGCCGCCAGCGAGGTGGCGGACCGGTTCGGCCTGGACGAGGTGGTCTTCGTCCCCACCGGGCAGCCGTGGCAGAAGGCGGACGAACCGGTCAGCTCGCCCGAGGACCGCTACCTCATGACGGTGATCGCCACGGCGTCGAACCCCCGCTTCCAGGTCAGCCGGGTGGACATCGACCGGGGCGGTCCCACCTACACGGTCGACACCCTGCAGGACCTGCACGACGAGTACGGCCCGAAGGTGCAGCTCTTCTTCATCACCGGCGCGGACGCCCTGGAACGCATCCTGTCCTGGAAGGAAGTGGACCGGATGTTCGAGCTGGCCCACTTCATCGGGGTGACCCGGCCGGGCTTCGAGCTTTCCGACAAGCACCTGCCCGCCGACACGGTGAGCCTTGTGCAGGTCCCGGCCATGGCGATCTCCTCGACCGACTGCCGCGCCCGGGTGGCCCGGGGTGAGCCGGTCTGGTACCTGGTGCCCGACGGTGTGGTGCAGTACATCGCCAAACGGCGGCTCTACCAGCGGTAAATCCGCCCGGAACGTGCGCCTTTGTCCACGTAATCGACCAGAACTGACAAGTCGTCGCCCGCCCGGGTGTGAGAGGCTTGGAGAGTCGCACGGTTGATCGAAGGAGAACGGTGACAGTTTCGGAACGCGCTCACGAGCTGGCGATGGCTGCCGCCCAGGCCGCGGCCGACAAGAAGGCGCAGGACATCGTCATCATCGACGTGGGCGACCAGCTCGCGATCACCGACGCGTTCCTGCTGGCCGCCGCTCCGAACGAGCGGCAGGTGCTCGCCATCGTCGACGCCATCGAAGAGCGCCTGCTGGAGCTGCCGGAGAAGGCCAAGCCGGTCCGCCGCGAGGGCGAGCGGGGCGGCCGCTGGGTGCTGCTCGACTACGTCGACATCGTGGTCCACGTGCAGCACACCGAGGAGCGCGAGTTCTACGCCCTCGACCGGCTCTGGAAGGACTGCCCGCAGATCCCGTTCGTGGACCGGGACCTCGCCGACTCGGCCGCCAGCAGCGCCGCCGCGGAATGACCCGACTGATCATCTGGCGGCACGGCAACACCGACTGGAACGCCGCCAGCCGGGTCCAGGGACAGACCGACGTGCCGCTCAACGACCTCGGCCGGGAGCAGGCCCGGGTGGCCGCCCCCGTGCTGGCCGCGCTGCGCCCCGACGCCATCGTCGCCAGCGACCTGCGCCGGGCCGCCGACACCGCCGCCGCGCTCGCCGCGCTGACCGGGCTGCCGGTCCGCTCCGACGCCCGGCTGCGGGAGCGGCACTTCGGCCAGTGGCAGGGCCTCGCCCTCACCGAGGTCGCCGAGCGCTTCCCCGACGAGTACGCCCGCTGGCGGGCCGGCGACCCCGACCCCGGCTCGGGCATCGAGAGCCTCGACGACCTGGGCCGGCGGCTCGGCGCCGCGTTCCAGGACGCGGCCGACCTGGCCGCCGGCGGCACCGTGGTGGTCACCACCCACGGCGGCGGCGCCCGGCAGGGCGTCGGCCACCTGCTCGGCTGGGACCACACGGTGCTGCGCAGCCTCGGGTCGCTGGCCAACTGCCACTGGACCGAGCTGCGTCACGACGACGTCCGGGGCTGGCACCTGCGCGCACACAACGTCGGGTTCATCACCCAGCCCGCCCTCACCGACGCGGTCTGAGCCGTTCGGCCCCGGCGCGCCGCCGTGACATCGGCTAGCGTGCCGGGCATGCCCGTCGCGGTCGTCACCGACTCCACCGCCTACCTGCCGCCCGAGCTGGTCCGCGCGCACCGGCTCACCGTCGTCCCGCTGACCGTCGTGCTCAACGGCGCCGAGGGACTGGAGGGCATCGAGACGTTCCCGGAGGACGCCACCCGCGTCCTGAGCGGCCGGCGGGTCACGGTGAGCACCTCGCGGCCCGCCCCGGAACAGTTCGCGCAGGTCTACCGGGAGCAGCTCGCCGCCGGCGCCGACGGCGTCGTCTCGGTGCACCTCTCCGCCGAACTCTCCGGCACCGTCGAGGCGGCCCGCCTGGCCGCCGCGGAGGTCGGCGACGACCGGGTCACCGTGGTCGACAGCCGCTCCACCGGGATGGGCCTGGGCTTCCCGGTGCTCGCCGCCGCCGCGGCCGCCGCACAGGGCACGGACCTTTCCGGGGTACGCCAGGCGGCGCTCGACGCCGTCGACCGCACCACCATCTACTTCTACGTCGACACGCTGGAGTTCCTCCGCCGGGGCGGCCGGATCAACGCCGCCGAGGCGCTGCTCGGCACCGCCCTCTCGGTCAAGCCGATCATGCACATGCCGGACGGCGCGATCGTCGTGAAGGACAAGGTCCGCACCGCCAGCCGGGGCATCGCGCGCCTGGTCGACCTGGCCGTCGAGGCGGCCGGCGACGCCCAGGTCGACCTCGCCGTGCACCACCTCGCGGCGCCGCAGCGGGCCGACCAGCTGCTGGCCGCGCTCACCGAGCGGCTGGGCCACCGGCTGCACGACACGTACGTCTCCGAGGCCGGCGCGGTCATCGCCGCCCACGCCGGTCCGGGCCTCGCCTGCGTCGTCCTCCACCGACGCCCGTGACCGCGCTCGCCGGCGTGGCCGGTCCGGTGGTCCCCGCGTTCGGGGTTGGGCACGCAGGTCCGGTCGGGGTGGCCGGTTCGGTGGTCCCCGCGTTCGCCGCTGGGTGCGTCGGCTCGGTCGGCGTGGCCGGTGCCGTGGTCCCCGCGTTCGCCGTTGGGCGCGACGCCGGCTCGGTTGGCGTGGCCGGTGCCGTGCTCTGCGGGGCCGGCGCGGGCGTTGCCGTGCCTCGGGTGGTCCGATCTTGGAGAGTTTCCGGTCCTGCCGAACGGCAACTCGCCAAGATCTCCGGGCCTCGGGGGGTTCGATGAACGCGCGCTCCCATGTGGTCACCGGTGGGGGGCGGGGCGTCGGGCGGGCGATCGTCGAGCGGCTCGCCGCCGACGGTGACACCGTGGTCGTCGTCGAGCGGGACGAGGCCGCGCTGGCCTGGCTGGCCGGGCACCCGGCCGCCGACCGGCTGCGCGCCGTGGCCGGCGACGCCGCCGACGAGCAGGTCACCGGGCGGGCCGCCGACCTCGCCGAGGCGGCCGCCCCGCTCGCCGGCTGGGTCAACAACGCGGCCGTGTTCCGGGACGCCGCCCTGCACCGCGCGCCGGCGGGGGAGGTGTTCGACCTGATCGCCGCCAACCTGCGCCCCGCCGTGGTCGGCGCCGGCACCGCCGTACGCCGGTTCCTCGCCGCCGGCACCGGTGGCGCGATCGTCAACGTCTCCTCCCACCAGGCCAGCCGGGCGGTGCCGGGCGCCCTGCCGTACGCCACCGCCAAGGCCGCCGTCGAGGGGCTGACCCGGGCCCTCGCCGTGGACTACGGCCGCCGGGGGATCCGCACCAACGCGGTCGCGCTCGGGTCCATCCACACCGAGCGGCACGCCGCGTTCGTGGCCGGCCTCGACCCGGGGGAGGCCGACCGGGTCGAGGCGGAACTGGCTCGGCTGCACCCGGTGGGCCGGACCGGGCGTACCGGGGAGGTCGCCGACGTGGTCGCCTTCCTGCTCTCGGTGGGAGCGGCCTTCGTCAACGGCGTGACCCTGCCGGTCGACGGCGGCCGGGCGGCGCTCGGCCTGGACCCGGAGGCAGACTGAGCACCGGGAATCGTTCCGCGATCCTCCTGGATGCGGTGTCGGCTCGCCCGGCAGCCGGTGGTAGCCGTGGCCAACCGTCCCCGCCAGGTGGAGTGCGCGGCGGGGCAATCCGGCTCAGTGCCGGTCGGGCGGGGTGTCGGCCAGGCGGCGCGCTGTGAGCCCATCCCGGGCCTACTGCGGTTCGATGCCCCGGCTGCGCGCACCGACGCCGCATGCCGCCTCGCCCGGCGAGCTGTCACCAGCCGCGTAGCACAGCGCGGCCATGATCACGGGTCCGTCCACAGGGCACCTCCCCGTCCACAGGCCGGCCCTGACGTCGGGCCGGCCTGCCTCGCGTCGCCGTAGCGTCCAGCCGTGCCAGACGACGAGGAGACGACGGTACGGCGGCGGTTGTCCCGGCTGTTCGAGCCGGTCGACGAAGCCGCCCCGCGCGGCAGTGCCGCCCTGCCGGCGGGCCCCCGGCCCGCTCGGGGTGTCGACTCTGGCGGTGCCGCCCTGCCGGCGGGCCTCCGGCCTGCTCCGGATGTCGGCTCTGGCGGTGCCGCCCCTCCGGCACGCGCCGGGCTCGGGGCGGATGTCGGCTCCGGTCGTGCCGCCATCCCCTCGCGCGCCGGGCTCCGAGTGGACGTCGACCCTGGCCCGCCGTGGCCCGGGCGGTCCCCCGCCGCTGTTGATCCTCGGCCACTCGCAGCGGCCCGAGAGCTTGAGCCCGAGCGCGCAACCAGCTCCGCTCCAGAGCCGGACCAGGTGGACCCGGATCCGGAAACCCTCGGCGGATGGCCGCCGACGAGAGGGGTCGGCGAGGCCCTGGCGGCCGGGGCCGACGATGCCGGTGGCCGGCGACCTTCCCTCGCGTCCCGGCTGCCCGGCCCGGGCGCGTTCGATCCCGGCCGGCGAGGCGTGCGCGCCCTCGCTGCGGTGGCGGCCGTCGTGGTGCTGGTCGCCGGAGTCTGGGCCTGGCGCTCCCGGCCGCACGCCGAGCCGGTCCGCCCGGTCGCGACGGTCGACGCACCGGAGGCCCCCGCACCCGCGCCCAGCGGCTCCGCCGGTCAGGTGGTGGTCGCCCTCGCCGGCAAGGTCCGCCGGCCCGGCCTCGTCCGCCTCCCGGCCGGCGCCCGGGTGGCCGACGCGATCGAAGCGGCCGGTGGCGCGCTGCCCGGCGTGGACGTCGCCCTGCTCAACCCGGCCCGCAAGGTCGCCGACGGCGAGCTGATCCTCGTCGGCGTCGCCGCCCCGCCCGGGCAGGCCGCGGCGCCCGGAACGGCGGCCGGCGGGGGTGGGCCGGCGGCCGGTGGCGCGGCGCCGGGAAGCGGCCCGGTCAACCTGAACACCGCCACCCTGGCCCAGCTCGACGCCCTACCCGGCGTGGGTCCCGTGCTCGCGCAACGGATCCTCGACCACCGCGACCAGCACGGCGGGTTCCGCTCGGTCTCCGACCTGCGCCAGGTCGACGGCATCGGCGACGCCCGGTACGAGCAGCTCAAGGACCTGGTGACGGTGTGAGCACCACCGAGCCGCCCCGCGACGCCGACGGCAGCGGGACCGATGGGGGAGTGCCCGATCTGAGATTGGCCGGGCTGGCGGTGGCCGCCTGGCTCGCCGCTCTCGCCGGTCTGCACCTCACCGCGATGGCAAGCGTCTGGCTGGCCGCCGTCGCCGCCGGCCTGGCGCTCCTCACCGGCGCCCACCTGTCCGGCCTGCTCGGTCGCCCGGCCGCCCCGGTCCGCCGCTACGGCTGGATCGCGGTCGCCGTGCTGCTGGGTGTGGTCTGCGGTGCGACCGCCACCGCCGCCCGCCTCGCGGTCCGCGACGCCGGTCCGGTGCGGGCGCTCGTGGCCGAACGCACCCTGGTCACCGCCGAGCTGGTCGTCCGGGACGACCCGCGCCCCATCCGGGGAGCCGCCGGCCGCCCGGCCACCCTGCTGGTCCGGGCCGATTTGATCCGCCTCACCGACCCTGCCGGCCGCCAGGTCACCGGCAGGGTGCGCGGCCTGGTGCTGGCGAGCGACCCGGCCTGGCGCACGGTGCTGCCGGGGCAGCGGGCGACCGCACGGGGTCGGCTGTCGGCCCCGCGCGGCGGGGACCTGACGGCGGCGGTGCTGTCGGCCACCGGACCACCGGCCCGGCACGGTGCGGCGCCGTGGGCGCAGCGGGCAGCGGGCGCGCTGCGCACGGGGCTGCAGCGGGCCTGCGCGCCGCTTCCCGACGCGCCGGGCGGCCTGCTGCCCGGCCTCGCGGTGGGGGACACCAGCCGGCTGCCGCCGGAGGTGGAGGAGGACTTCCGGGCTACCGGCATGACCCATCTCAACGCGGTGTCCGGGTCCAATGTGGCCATCGTGGTCGGGGCGGTGCTGCTGCTCGCCCGCTGGGCGCGGGCCGGTCCCCGGATGGCCGCGGCGCTGTGCGTCCTCGCCCTGGTCGGGTTCGTGATCCTGGTCCGGCCCTCGCCGAGCGTGGTGCGGGCGGCGGCGATGGGGGCGATCGGGTTGGCCGCGCTCGCCACCGGGCGGTCCCGGGCCGCGCTGCCCGCCCTGGCCGCCGCGGTCACCGTGCTGGTGCTGGTCGACCCGGAGCTGGCCGGCGACCCCGGGTTCGCGCTCTCGGTCTGCGCCACCGGTGGACTGCTGCTGCTCGCCCCCGGCTGGCGGGACGCGCTGCGCCGGCGGGGCGTACCCCCGGGAGCGGCCGAGGCGCTGGCCGTGCCGGCGGCCGCGCAGCTCGCCTGCGGTCCGGTGATCGCGGGCCTCTCCGGGACGGTGAGCCTGGTCGCCGTGCCGGCGAACCTGCTGGCCGTGCCGGTCGTCGCGCCCGCCACCGTGCTGGGCGTGACGGCGGCGGTGCTGTCGCCGGTCTGGCCGGGCGGCGCCGAGTTCGCCGCCTGGCTGGCGAGCTGGCCGGCCCGCTGGCTGGTGACGGTGGCCGCGCAGGGGGCCCGGTTGCCCGCCGGGACGCTGCGCTGGCCGGGCGGGGTGGCCGGCGCCCTGCTGCTGGCCGCCGTCAGCGTGGCGCTGCTGGTGGCCGTCCGGCGCCCGGTGGCCCGGCGGCTGGTCGCGGTCGTCGTGGTCGCGGTGGTGCTCGGCACGCTGCCCGTCCGGCTGCTCGCGGCCGGCTGGCCGGCGCCGGGCTGGGTGGTCGTGGCGTGCGCCGTGGGGCAGGGGGATGCCGTGGTGCTGCCGGTGGCCGCCGGCCGGGCGGTCGTGGTCGACGCCGGCCCGGACCCGTCCGGGGTGGACGGCTGCCTGCGCCGGCTCGGCGTACGCGAGGTGTCGTTGCTGGTGGTCAGCCACTTCCACGCCGACCACGTGGGCGGGATCGCCGGGGTGTTCCGGGGCCGGCGGGTGGCGGCGGTGGCGATCCCGCAGTGGACCGAGCCGCCCTACGGGGCCGCCCAGGTGCGCGACGCGGCGCGCGAGGGCGGCAGCCCGCTGGCACCCGTGCAGGCGGGCTGGCGGTGGCGGGCCGGGGCGGTCGAGCTGGTCGCGGTCGGGCCGCCTTACCCGCTGCGCGGCAGCCGGTCGGACCCGAACAACAACTCGCTGGTGCTGGCCGCCACCGTGCGCGGGGTGCGGATCCTGCTGCCTGGCGACGCCGAGACCGAAGAGCAGCGGGCGCTGCTGGAGACGGTGCCGGCCGCGGCGATCCGGGCCGACGTGCTGAAGGTGGCTCACCACGGGTCGGCGTACCAGGATCCGGAGTTCCTCGCCGCCGTCCGACCGGCGGTCGCGCTGGTCTGTGTGGGCACCGACAACGACTACGGGCACCCCAACCCGGGCCTGCTGGACCGGCTGACCCGGGCCGGTGCGCGGGTGCTGCGCACCGACACCGACGGCGACGTCGCGGCCGTCCGCAGCGGTGCCGGGCTGGCGGTGGTGGCCCGGGGGAACGGTCCGGGGCGGCGGCCGTGAGACCGCCTCGGGATACCGCCCGACGATCGAGGGGGCTTGTCGGTATAGCTGGTAGATCGACTCGAATGTCGGGATTTGCGCTGACTGCGGGCTCTGCCGTCACAGTCCTCGATGAGCAGGCACGATCCGGTCGGGGGCCGTGCGAATATGGGCGACGTGACCCCCGCCAGCCTGCCCCCTATTCTGCTCGTTCTCGGCGACGAAGAGCTGCTCGCCACGCGAGCCGTCTCCGAAGCCGTCGCCCGGGCCCGCAGCGTCGACCCCGGTGTGGACGTCCGGGAATACCAGGCCGGCTCGTTGGCGGTGGGGGAGATCGCCGAGATGCTCAGCCCGTCGCTGTTCGGTGGCCGCCGGGTGCTCGTGCTCCGCTCCGGGCAGGACGCCCGCAAGGACCTGGTCACCGCCCTGCTGGGGTACGCGAAGAACCCCGACCCGGAGGTGCAGCTCGTGGTGCTGCACCTGGGCGGCGCCAAGGGCAAGGCGTTCGCCGACGGGCTGCGATCCGCGGGCGCGACCGTGGTGCCGGCTGCGAAGCTCAAGGGCCACCGGGAGCGGGTCGCCTTCGTCCGGGACGAGATCCGCCGCCTCGGCGGGAAGTGCACCGAGGACGCGGCCGAGGCGCTGATCGCGGCCGTCGGCACCGACCTGCGTGAGCTGGCCGCCGCCTGCTCCCAGCTCGTCGCCGACACCGACGGGCGGATCGGGGCGGACACGGTGTCCCGCTACTACCGGGGGCGGGTCGAGGTGACCGGCTTCACCGTGGCCGACGCGACGATGGTCGGCGACGTGCCCGGGGCCCTGGAGGCGTTGCGCTGGGCGCTGCACGTCGGTGTCGACCCGGTGCCGATCGCCGACGCGCTCGCCGACGGTGTGCGGACCGTGGCCCGGGTCGCCTCGGCCGGGCGGGGCAGCCCCTACCAGCTGGCGAGCAGCCTGGGCATGCCGGCGTGGAAGATCGAGCGGGCCCAGCGGCAGAGCCGCGGCTGGACGCCGGAGGGCCTGGTGGCGGCCATGCGGGCGGCCGCCGAGTGCAACGCGGCCGTCAAGGGCGGTGCCGACGACCGGGCGTACGCGCTGGAGCGGGCCGTGTTCTCCGTGGCCGCGGCGCGGCAGGGTGGCGGCCGGTGACCCGAACGTGGTCGACGGTCCCGGCGGACGAGGAGCGGTACCGGCCGCTCTACGCCCGGGTCCTCGGACTGCGTTTCGTCAACCCCGGCGGGGTGCTCTGCTTCCTCTTCTTCGAGGGTGCTGTGGCGCTGGCCGTGCTGCTCGCGCTCGCCGAGCTGGTCACCTGGTGGGCGGTGCTGGTGCTGCCGGCGGCGGTGGCGGTCATGGTGAAGCTCAACGACATGGTCGCCGAGGTGGTGATCCGCAGCGCGGCGCAGGTGCCGGAGCAGGAGCGGGACCGCTTCCGCCGGCAGATGGAGCCGGTCATCGGGCGGGCGAGCGTGCCCTCCATGGCCCGCGCGCTGCCGGGCCGGGTGGCCCTGGCTGGCGACCCGACCGTGCTGGCGGCGCGCCCCGCCGATCCGACGTTGCGGGCGGCCCGTCCCGCCGACTCGACCGGCGAGGCTGAGCGCTGGCCGGACCCGCCCCGCCACGACCCGTACCACTGAACGGGCCGCCGGCGGGTCGCTGAAGCGCCGCGCCTGCCCGGCGGGCACGGGTAGCGCGCCGGTCAGGTCACGAGGTCCGGAGAGCCGGGCGGGCGGGCTGGTTCGGCACGCGGTGCCGACCAAGGGCTGCGGGAACGCAGACGACCGGAAGCCCCGGGGCGGTGAGCCCCGGGGCTTCCGGTGAGGTCTACGGCGTTCGTCAGGCCGAGAACGAGGCGACGCGCTGGGCGATCGCCGACTTCCGGTTGGCCGCCTGGTTGGCGTGGATGACACCCTTGCTGGCAGCCTTGTCCAGCTTGCGGGTGGCCTCACGCATGAGCGTGGTGGCCTTCTCGGTGTCGCCCGCCTCGGCAGCCTCGTTGAACTTCCGGATGGCGGTCTTCAGCGACGACTTGACCGACTTGTTACGCAGCCGGCGCTTCTCGTTCTGCCGGTTGCGCTTGATCTGGGACTTGATGTTCGCCACGCGACAGCCTCGTCTTGATAGCTCGGGTTGGTCTGCTTTCATGCACGACGGACATGCGTCATCGCCGCGCGAAAAGCCAGGTTACCAGGTCGCCCGGCGGCGAGCCAAAACGCCTCCGATGCCCCAAGGTCGTCCGGCCTGCTCGACCCGGCCCGGCGCCCCCGGCTGAGCCGCGGACACGCCGGCCCCGATCCTCCGCCGTCACCGCGGGCGCGGCGTCCGGCGCGGAAATCTGCACCGCCGGGAGCACGCTCAGGCCCAGCCCTGGCGGGCGGCGAGCCAGCCGAGCGCCTGCTCGCCGCTCCAGCGCTGGTGGGTCCGGATATGCGGGGAGGCGGTGGACGGGCCGGCGGCGGCGCTGGTGAGGAAGTAGCCGGAGAGTGCGGCGAGAGTCACGTCCAGCGCGTCGGCCGGGGCGCCCGCCGCGGCCGGGTGGCCGGCGAAGGCGGCGTCCGCGTCGAGGCCGCTCGCGTGGGCGGTGATCAGCAGGCTGACCAGGTCGAACCAGGCCGGCCCGTGGCAGAGCCAGGTCCAGTCGCAGATCCAGGCGCGGCCGGTGGCGTCCAGCAGCACGTTGTCCACCCGCAGGTCGCCGTGTGCCAGGCCGGGGGCGGCGTCGGCGTACCCGGGGAGGCGGGCCTCCAGCGCGGCCAGCTCGGGCAGCGGGGCCCAGGGCGGCAGCGCCGGTGCCGGCTCACGGCCGGCGGCCACCTCGCCCCACCAGAGGATGTCGTCGCGGGCGAGGTCCGCGAGGCGCGGGAGCCTGAGCGCCACGAGGTCCGCGGGTGGCGCGGCGAGCGCGGTGGCCACCTCGGCGTACGCGGTGAGGGCGGCGTCCAGCTCGGCCGGGTCCCAGGGCAGCCGGGGGGTGTGCCCGTCGACCGCGTCCAGGGCGAGCGCGTACCAGCCGGCCTCGGTGAGCGCCCAGCGCGGGCGGGGGACCGGCAGGCCGGCGGGGAGGCGGGCCAGGACGGCCGCCTCGTGGGCGTACCAGTCGACCAGGTGCCGCTGCTCGGCCAGCGCCGCCGCCTTAACGAAGACGGGCTCGCCGGCCGGGCCGGTGAGCACGGCGGCGAAGCCGCGGGTGAAGCCCGCCCCAGCCGGGCGGACCGTCACCGGAGGGCCGCCGAGCCGGGCGGCCAGCGCGTCGCGCAGCCCGGCCGGCAGCGCGGCCCAGCCCGGCCGGTCGGCGGTCGCGTCGTACGGCACCGGGGGCAGGGAGATCGCGGGCACCCGCCCATGCTGCCGCACCGGGACGTCGGCGCGCTCCGCCAGGACGTCGGTGCGCTCTGCCAGACTGCGGGGCCATGAGGACCGACGAGTTCTGGCAGTTGATCGACAGCGCCCGGGCCGGGGGCGGGGGCGAGCCCGCGGCGGTCGCCGCCCGCGCGGTCGCCCTGCTGGCCGAGCGGGACCCGGAGGAGATCGTCGGGTACGCCCACCACCAGCAGCGGGTGCTCGCCGCGTCGTACAAGGTCGACCTCTGGGGCGCGGCGTACCTGATCAACGGCGGCGCCTCGGACGACGGCTTCGAATACTTCCGGGGCTGGCTCATGACCCAGGGCCGGGCGGTGTTCGCCCGGGCGGTCACCGAGCCGGATTCCCTCGCGGAGCTGCCGCAGGTCCGGGCCGCCGCGCTCAGCGGCGAGGAGTTCGAGTGCGAGGCCATGCTGGCGGTGCCGTGGGAGGCCTACCGGAAGGCCACGGCGGCCGACCTGCCGGCGGACCGGGACCCGGTCCGGGCGCCGGACCTGAACGACTTCTGGGACTTCGACGACGAGGACGAGGCGCGGCGGCACCTGCCGAAGCTCGCCGCCCTCTTCGTCGAGCCGCCCGAGGAGTGACGCCGGGGGGATGACGGGGGAGCACCGGCGCGCCCCGGGCGACGTGGGAGCATAGAGGGGGCCGGCGGCGCGCCGGCCCGCTCACGTCAGCCGATCAGAACGGACAGCTGTGCCACCGACGCTCGATCCCGGCGCGAACGCTCCTGGTGCCACCGACCCGGCGCGCATCAGGAACTTCTGCATCATCGCCCACATCGACCACGGGAAGTCGACCCTGGCCGACCGGATGCTGCAGCTCACCGGCGTGGTCGACCCTCGGCAGATGCGCGCCCAGTACCTCGACCGGATGGACATCGAGCGCGAGCGCGGCATCACCATCAAGAGCCAGGCCGTCCGCATGCCGTGGACCATCCGCGAGGGCGACCGGACCGGCGAGTCCGCCGTGCTCAACATGATCGACACCCCGGGCCACGTGGACTTCACCTACGAGGTGTCCCGGTCGCTGGCGGCCTGCGAGGGCGCCATCCTGCTGGTCGACGCCGCCCAGGGCATCGAGGCGCAGACGCTGGCCAACCTCTACCTGGCGCTCGAGAACGACCTGCACATCATCCCGGTGCTCAACAAGATCGATCTGCCGGCCGCCCAGCCGGAGAAGTACGCGGAGGAACTGGCCCACCTCATCGGCGGCGACCCGGCGGACTGCATCCGGGTCTCCGGCAAGACCGGTGAGGGCGTGCCGCACCTGCTCGACGAGATCGTCCGGCAGTTCGTGCCGCCGGTCGGCAAGGCCGACGCCCCGGCCCGCGCGATGATCTTCGACTCGGTCTACGACGTCTACCGGGGCGTGGTCACCTACGTCCGGGTGATCGACGGGCTGATCAGCGCCCGGGACCGGATCAAGATGATGTCCACGGGCGCCGTCCACGAGCTGCTGGAGATCGGCGTCATCTCGCCGGAGATGGTGAAGGCCGACGCGCTCGGGGTCGGCGAGGTGGGCTACCTGATCACCGGCGTGAAGGACGTCCGCCAGTCCCGGGTCGGCGACACGGTCACCATCAACGCCAACCCGGCGAAGGAGGCCCTCGGCGGCTACAAGGACCCGAAGCCGATGGTCTACTCCGGCCTCTACCCGATCGACGGGTCCGACTACCCGAACCTCCGCGAGGCGCTGGACAAGCTCAAGCTGAACGACGCCGCCCTGGTGTACGAGCCGGAGACGTCGGGCGCGCTCGGCTTCGGCTTCCGCTGCGGCTTCCTCGGCCTGCTGCACCTGGAGATCATCCGGGAGCGGCTGGAGCGGGAGTTCAACCTCGACCTCATCTCCACGGCGCCGAACGTGGTCTACCGGGCCATCCAGGAGGACGGCCTGGAGATCGTGGTGACCAACCCGAGCGAGTACCCGACCGGCAAGATCGCCGAGGTGTACGAGCCGACGGTGCGGGCCACCGTGCTCACCCCGAACGACTACGTCGGCGCGGTGATGGAGCTGTGCCAGGGCCGCCGGGGCAGCCTGCTCGGCATGGACTACCTGTCCGCCGACCGGGTGGAGCTGCGGTACACCCTGCCGCTGGCCGAGATCATCTTCGACTTCTTCGACCAGCTCAAGAGCCGCACCAAGGGCTACGCCTCGCTGGACTACGAGCCCTCCGGCGAGCAGGCGTCCGACCTGGTCAAGGTCGACATCCTGCTGCACGGTGAGCCGGTGGACGCGTTCAGCGCGATCGTGCACAAGGACAAGGCGTACAACTACGGCACGACGATCGCGGCGAAGCTGCGCACGCTGATCCCGCGCCAGCAGTTCGAGGTGCCCATCCAGGCGGCCATCGGCAGCCGGGTGATCGCCCGGGAGACCATCCGCGCCATCCGCAAGGACGTGCTCGCCAAGTGCTACGGCGGTGACATCAGCCGGAAGCGCAAGCTGCTGGAGAAGCAGAAGGAGGGCAAGAAGCGGATGAAGATGGTGGGCCGGGTCGAGGTCCCCCAGGAGGCCTTCATCGCCGCGCTCTCCTCGGACTCCGGCGATGGCAAGGCCGCCGGCAAGAAGTAACGCCTCCGCGCCACACGGCCGGTGTCCCGCACGAG is part of the Micromonospora halotolerans genome and encodes:
- the lepA gene encoding translation elongation factor 4 — its product is MPPTLDPGANAPGATDPARIRNFCIIAHIDHGKSTLADRMLQLTGVVDPRQMRAQYLDRMDIERERGITIKSQAVRMPWTIREGDRTGESAVLNMIDTPGHVDFTYEVSRSLAACEGAILLVDAAQGIEAQTLANLYLALENDLHIIPVLNKIDLPAAQPEKYAEELAHLIGGDPADCIRVSGKTGEGVPHLLDEIVRQFVPPVGKADAPARAMIFDSVYDVYRGVVTYVRVIDGLISARDRIKMMSTGAVHELLEIGVISPEMVKADALGVGEVGYLITGVKDVRQSRVGDTVTINANPAKEALGGYKDPKPMVYSGLYPIDGSDYPNLREALDKLKLNDAALVYEPETSGALGFGFRCGFLGLLHLEIIRERLEREFNLDLISTAPNVVYRAIQEDGLEIVVTNPSEYPTGKIAEVYEPTVRATVLTPNDYVGAVMELCQGRRGSLLGMDYLSADRVELRYTLPLAEIIFDFFDQLKSRTKGYASLDYEPSGEQASDLVKVDILLHGEPVDAFSAIVHKDKAYNYGTTIAAKLRTLIPRQQFEVPIQAAIGSRVIARETIRAIRKDVLAKCYGGDISRKRKLLEKQKEGKKRMKMVGRVEVPQEAFIAALSSDSGDGKAAGKK